From one Maritimibacter sp. DP1N21-5 genomic stretch:
- the rpoB gene encoding DNA-directed RNA polymerase subunit beta has protein sequence MAQTYLGQKRLRKYYGKIREVLEMPNLIEVQKASYDLFLNSGDAPEPTEGEGIMGVFQSVFPIKDFNETAVLEFVSYELEAPKYDVEECQARDMTYSAPLKVKLRLIVFDINEDTGAKSVKGIKEQDVFMGDMPLMTPNGTFVVNGTERVIVSQMHRSPGVFFDHDKGKTHASGKLLFACRIIPYRGSWLDFEFDAKDIVFARIDRRRKLPVTTLLYALGLDQEAIMDAYYNTVNYTLEKNKGWVTKFFPERIRGTRPTMDIVDADSGEVIFEATKKVTPRAVKKIIDEGKVQKILVPFDSIVGRYVAKDIINEENGAIYVEAGDELTLEYDKDGTLIGGSVKELIDAGVTEVPVLDIDNITVGPYIRNTMAADKNMNRDGALMDIYRVMRPGEPPTVDAASALFDQLFFDSERYDLSAVGRVKMNMRLNLDAEDTQRTLRREDIVACIKALVELRDGKGEVDDIDHLGNRRVRSVGELMENQYRVGLLRMERAIKERMSSVEIDTVMPQDLINAKPAAAAVREFFGSSQLSQFMDQTNPLSEVSHKRRLSALGPGGLTRERAGFEVRDVHPTHYGRMCPIETPEGPNIGLINNLATFARVNKYGFIETPYRRVEGGKVTDDVKYMSATEEMRHTVAQANANLDASGMFVNDMVNTRQSGEYTLAPRDAVDLIDVSPKQLVSVAASLIPFLENDDANRALMGSNMQKQAVPLLRAEAPLVGTGIEGKVAVDSGAAIQARRAGVIDQVDATRIVIRATADLTVGDPGVDIYRMRKFQRSNQNTCINQRPLVKVGDVVEKGEVIADGPSTDMGELALGKNVVVAFMPWNGYNYEDSILISERIAQDDVFTSIHIEEFEVAARDTKLGPEEITRDIPNVGEEALRNLDEAGIVYIGAHVEPGDILVGKITPKGESPMTPEEKLLRAIFGEKASDVRDTSLRVKPGDYGTVVEVRVFNRHGVEKDERALQIEREEVERLARDRDDEMAILDRNIYARLRTMIEGKTAVKGPKGVKPGAAIDDALLDSLSRGQWWQLALENEQEAREVEALHDQYEAQKRALEHRFEDKVEKVRRGDDLPPGVMKMVKVFIAVKRKLQPGDKMAGRHGNKGVVSRVVPMEDMPFLGDGTPVDFCLNPLGVPSRMNVGQILETHMGWAARGLGLRIDDALAEYRRSGDLTPVRDAMKHAYGEDVYDEGIGGMDEIALIEAAQNVTRGVPIATPVFDGAKEPEVNDALKRAGFDESGQSVLYDGRTGEQFARKVTVGVKYLLKLHHLVDDKIHARSTGPYSLVTQQPLGGKAQFGGQRFGEMEVWALEAYGAAYTLQEMLTVKSDDVAGRTKVYESIVKGEDNFEAGVPESFNVLVKEVRGLGLNMELLDSEGDEE, from the coding sequence ATGGCTCAGACCTACCTTGGCCAGAAACGACTCCGCAAATATTACGGCAAGATCCGCGAAGTTCTGGAAATGCCGAACCTCATCGAAGTTCAGAAGGCGTCCTATGACCTCTTCCTGAATTCCGGCGATGCCCCCGAGCCGACCGAAGGCGAAGGCATCATGGGCGTCTTCCAGTCCGTCTTCCCGATCAAGGACTTCAATGAGACCGCCGTTCTGGAATTCGTGAGCTACGAACTCGAAGCGCCGAAATACGACGTGGAAGAGTGCCAGGCGCGCGACATGACCTATTCGGCCCCGCTGAAGGTCAAGCTGCGTCTCATCGTGTTCGATATCAACGAAGACACTGGCGCGAAGTCCGTTAAGGGCATCAAGGAACAGGACGTGTTCATGGGCGACATGCCCCTGATGACGCCCAACGGCACCTTCGTCGTGAACGGCACCGAGCGCGTGATCGTGTCCCAGATGCACCGTTCGCCGGGCGTGTTCTTCGACCATGACAAGGGCAAGACGCATGCTTCGGGCAAGCTGCTCTTCGCCTGCCGCATCATTCCCTATCGCGGCTCGTGGCTCGACTTCGAATTCGATGCCAAGGACATCGTGTTCGCGCGGATCGACCGTCGCCGCAAACTGCCGGTGACGACCCTGCTCTATGCCCTCGGGCTGGATCAGGAGGCGATCATGGACGCCTATTACAACACGGTGAATTACACGCTCGAGAAGAACAAGGGCTGGGTGACCAAGTTCTTCCCCGAACGTATTCGCGGCACCCGTCCGACGATGGACATCGTGGACGCCGACAGCGGCGAAGTGATCTTCGAGGCCACCAAGAAGGTGACGCCGCGCGCGGTGAAGAAGATCATCGACGAAGGCAAGGTGCAGAAGATCCTCGTGCCCTTCGACTCGATCGTTGGCCGCTATGTCGCCAAGGACATCATCAACGAAGAGAACGGCGCGATCTATGTCGAAGCCGGTGATGAACTGACGCTGGAATACGACAAGGACGGCACGCTCATCGGGGGCTCCGTGAAGGAGCTGATCGACGCGGGCGTGACCGAGGTGCCGGTGCTCGACATCGACAACATCACCGTCGGTCCCTACATCCGCAACACCATGGCGGCGGACAAGAACATGAACCGCGACGGCGCGCTCATGGATATCTACCGCGTGATGCGTCCGGGTGAACCGCCGACCGTCGATGCCGCCTCGGCGCTCTTCGACCAGCTCTTCTTCGACAGCGAGCGTTACGACCTTTCGGCCGTGGGTCGCGTGAAGATGAACATGCGCCTCAACCTCGACGCCGAGGATACCCAGCGTACCCTGCGCCGCGAAGACATCGTGGCCTGCATCAAGGCGCTCGTGGAACTGCGCGACGGCAAGGGCGAAGTGGACGATATCGACCACCTCGGCAACCGTCGTGTCCGCTCTGTCGGCGAATTGATGGAGAACCAGTATCGCGTGGGTCTGCTCCGCATGGAGCGCGCGATCAAGGAACGCATGTCGTCGGTCGAAATCGACACGGTGATGCCGCAGGACCTGATCAATGCGAAACCGGCAGCCGCGGCCGTGCGTGAATTCTTCGGCTCCTCGCAGCTGTCGCAGTTCATGGACCAGACCAACCCGCTCTCCGAAGTGTCGCACAAGCGTCGCCTCTCGGCGCTCGGGCCGGGCGGTCTGACCCGCGAACGTGCGGGCTTCGAAGTGCGCGACGTGCACCCGACCCACTATGGCCGGATGTGCCCGATCGAAACACCGGAAGGCCCGAACATCGGTCTGATCAACAACCTCGCGACCTTCGCGCGGGTCAACAAGTATGGCTTCATCGAGACCCCCTATCGCCGCGTCGAAGGCGGCAAGGTCACCGATGACGTGAAATACATGTCGGCCACCGAGGAAATGCGCCACACCGTGGCCCAGGCGAACGCCAACCTCGACGCGAGCGGCATGTTCGTGAACGACATGGTCAACACGCGGCAATCGGGTGAATACACCCTCGCGCCCCGTGACGCCGTGGACCTCATCGACGTGTCGCCCAAGCAGCTGGTCTCCGTGGCCGCTTCGCTGATCCCGTTCCTCGAGAACGACGACGCGAACCGCGCGCTCATGGGCTCGAACATGCAGAAACAGGCCGTGCCGCTTCTGCGGGCGGAGGCGCCGCTCGTCGGCACCGGCATCGAGGGCAAGGTCGCCGTCGACTCCGGCGCCGCCATCCAGGCGCGCCGGGCCGGCGTGATCGACCAGGTGGACGCCACCCGGATCGTGATCCGCGCTACCGCCGACCTCACCGTCGGCGACCCAGGCGTGGACATCTACCGGATGCGCAAGTTCCAGCGCTCGAACCAGAACACCTGCATCAACCAGCGTCCGCTGGTGAAAGTGGGCGACGTGGTCGAGAAGGGCGAAGTCATCGCGGACGGTCCGTCGACGGACATGGGGGAGCTGGCGCTCGGCAAGAACGTCGTCGTCGCCTTCATGCCCTGGAACGGCTACAACTACGAGGACTCCATCCTGATCTCCGAGCGTATCGCGCAGGACGACGTCTTCACCTCGATCCACATCGAGGAATTCGAAGTCGCCGCCCGTGACACGAAGCTCGGGCCGGAAGAGATCACGCGCGACATTCCGAACGTCGGCGAGGAAGCGTTGCGCAACCTCGACGAAGCCGGGATCGTCTATATCGGCGCCCATGTGGAGCCGGGCGACATCCTTGTCGGCAAGATCACTCCGAAGGGCGAAAGCCCGATGACGCCGGAAGAAAAGCTCCTGCGCGCCATCTTCGGGGAAAAGGCATCGGACGTGCGCGACACGTCGCTCCGCGTGAAACCGGGCGACTACGGCACCGTCGTGGAAGTCCGCGTCTTCAATCGCCACGGTGTGGAGAAGGACGAGCGCGCGCTGCAGATCGAGCGTGAGGAAGTCGAACGTCTGGCCCGTGACCGGGACGACGAGATGGCGATCCTCGACCGCAACATCTATGCCCGTCTGCGCACCATGATCGAAGGCAAGACCGCGGTGAAGGGGCCCAAGGGCGTCAAGCCGGGCGCAGCCATCGACGACGCGCTGCTCGACAGCCTGTCGCGTGGCCAGTGGTGGCAGCTTGCCCTCGAGAACGAGCAGGAAGCCCGCGAAGTCGAGGCGCTTCACGACCAGTATGAAGCCCAGAAACGGGCGCTCGAGCACCGCTTCGAGGACAAGGTCGAAAAAGTGCGCCGCGGCGACGATCTGCCCCCCGGCGTGATGAAGATGGTCAAGGTCTTCATCGCCGTGAAGCGCAAGCTTCAGCCGGGCGACAAGATGGCCGGCCGTCACGGCAACAAGGGCGTCGTGTCGCGCGTCGTTCCGATGGAGGACATGCCCTTCCTCGGTGACGGCACGCCGGTCGACTTCTGCCTCAACCCGCTGGGCGTGCCCTCGCGCATGAACGTCGGTCAGATTCTCGAAACCCACATGGGTTGGGCCGCACGCGGCCTGGGTCTCAGGATCGACGATGCGCTTGCCGAATACCGTCGGTCGGGCGACCTCACCCCCGTGCGCGATGCGATGAAGCACGCCTACGGCGAGGACGTCTATGACGAAGGCATCGGCGGCATGGACGAGATCGCGCTGATCGAGGCCGCGCAGAACGTCACCCGTGGCGTTCCGATCGCGACCCCGGTCTTCGACGGCGCGAAGGAGCCGGAAGTGAACGACGCGCTGAAACGTGCGGGCTTTGACGAAAGCGGCCAGTCGGTGCTTTACGATGGCCGGACCGGCGAGCAGTTCGCCCGCAAGGTCACGGTCGGTGTGAAGTATCTGCTGAAACTTCACCACCTTGTGGACGACAAGATCCACGCGCGGTCGACCGGGCCCTACTCGCTCGTCACGCAGCAGCCCCTGGGTGGTAAAGCCCAGTTCGGCGGCCAGCGTTTCGGCGAGATGGAAGTCTGGGCGCTCGAAGCCTACGGCGCGGCCTATACGCTGCAGGAGATGCTCACCGTCAAGTCGGACGACGTGGCAGGCCGGACCAAGGTCTACGAGTCGATCGTCAAGGGCGAGGACAACTTCGAGGCGGGCGTGCCCGAGTCGTTCAACGTGCTCGTGAAAGAAGTCCGGGGTCTCGGCCTCAACATGGAACTCCTGGATTCGGAGGGGGACGAGGAGTGA